A genome region from Pirellulales bacterium includes the following:
- a CDS encoding site-2 protease family protein, with the protein MHLIETNLFAAHWLTDWHNWGIIAQVALGLGMVIFVHELGHFLVAKACGVKCEKFYLGFDIFGLKLAKFRWGETEYGIGLLPLGGYVKMLGQEDNPAKAAEEFERARVAREAASGDTLPEGEAAADTSVFDPRSYLAKSVPKRMAIISAGVIMNVLFAFVVAFIAYDRGVKEAPCVVGSVIPGDPAWQAGLRPGDDIVQIRDIENPRFRDLKSRVVLGSNLDQGVKFYVRRPGETETRLFTLFPVKTGLAPRVGIQSASTRTLANPPLRSTAPLAGKDSPFKAGDVVESVAGVPVETNADIQKQLAMHPGPTTVTVLRKLDNDATEQLPIDLPGRPLKRLGLVMQTGPIISVQDESPAAKAGLQKGDILESIAGEPLGDPETLNVRLLAKAAQTVPVTIKRDDKSLELNVALREPYAIELPMIEREPLAISTMGAAIEVTNRVASVLPGGPAEKAGIKAGEEIVEAKIPTRKIKEGDDNDIKNDEISISFAADKPNWPVFALLLQEATFADTSVELKLADGRSVKVEPVTTDDWFADRGFRFEPLQVERRAGSMGEAVKLATTETIESVTQVYQFLSKIGTQISVKGMSGPLGILGVAHSSASRGLSDLLIFLGMLSANLAVLNFLPIPLLDGGHMVFLILEGLRGKPVSERIVVAFHYAGFLFIICLMGFVFLLDLNLIPRTP; encoded by the coding sequence ATGCACTTGATCGAGACAAATCTTTTCGCCGCGCACTGGCTCACCGATTGGCACAACTGGGGCATCATCGCCCAGGTAGCCCTCGGGCTGGGCATGGTCATTTTCGTACACGAGCTGGGGCATTTCCTGGTTGCCAAGGCCTGCGGCGTGAAGTGCGAGAAATTCTATCTCGGCTTCGACATTTTCGGCCTCAAGCTGGCCAAGTTTCGCTGGGGTGAAACCGAATACGGCATTGGCCTGCTGCCGCTGGGCGGTTATGTGAAAATGCTCGGGCAAGAGGACAATCCAGCCAAAGCTGCCGAAGAGTTCGAACGCGCTCGCGTGGCGCGCGAGGCCGCCTCCGGCGACACCCTGCCCGAGGGAGAAGCGGCTGCCGACACCAGCGTCTTCGACCCACGCAGCTATCTGGCCAAGAGCGTGCCCAAGCGCATGGCGATCATCTCGGCCGGAGTGATCATGAACGTGCTGTTCGCGTTCGTGGTGGCTTTTATCGCTTACGACCGTGGCGTGAAAGAAGCACCCTGCGTCGTAGGTTCCGTCATCCCTGGCGACCCCGCCTGGCAAGCTGGGCTGCGTCCTGGTGACGACATCGTACAAATCCGCGACATCGAGAATCCGCGCTTTCGCGATCTCAAGAGCCGTGTTGTGTTGGGGAGCAACCTCGACCAAGGAGTGAAGTTCTACGTCCGCCGCCCAGGCGAAACCGAAACGCGACTGTTTACGCTCTTCCCGGTGAAGACGGGGCTCGCCCCCCGCGTAGGCATTCAAAGTGCCAGCACTAGGACCCTGGCGAATCCACCACTGCGTTCGACGGCGCCGCTCGCGGGTAAGGACAGCCCGTTCAAAGCGGGCGATGTGGTCGAGTCGGTGGCTGGCGTGCCCGTGGAGACGAACGCCGATATTCAAAAGCAATTGGCCATGCACCCCGGACCGACCACGGTCACGGTTCTGCGCAAGCTAGACAACGACGCGACAGAACAATTGCCGATCGATCTGCCTGGGCGTCCGCTCAAGCGGCTCGGCCTGGTGATGCAGACCGGTCCGATCATTTCTGTGCAAGACGAGTCGCCCGCCGCCAAGGCCGGCCTGCAAAAGGGAGACATCCTGGAATCAATCGCAGGCGAACCGCTGGGCGATCCGGAAACACTCAACGTTCGATTGCTGGCCAAGGCCGCTCAGACCGTGCCGGTAACGATCAAGCGCGATGACAAAAGCCTGGAATTGAACGTCGCATTGCGCGAGCCATACGCCATCGAGCTACCGATGATCGAGCGCGAGCCCTTGGCCATCTCGACGATGGGCGCCGCGATCGAAGTGACGAATCGCGTGGCCAGCGTGCTGCCCGGAGGCCCCGCCGAGAAGGCCGGCATCAAGGCCGGCGAGGAAATCGTCGAGGCGAAGATCCCCACGCGCAAGATCAAGGAAGGGGACGACAACGACATTAAGAACGACGAGATTTCCATTTCGTTCGCCGCCGATAAACCCAACTGGCCTGTATTCGCGCTGCTATTGCAAGAGGCGACGTTCGCCGACACGTCGGTCGAGTTGAAACTGGCCGATGGCCGCAGTGTCAAGGTCGAGCCGGTGACGACCGACGACTGGTTCGCCGACCGTGGCTTTCGCTTCGAGCCGTTGCAGGTCGAGCGCCGCGCCGGCTCGATGGGCGAAGCCGTGAAGCTGGCGACAACCGAGACGATCGAGTCGGTCACGCAGGTCTATCAATTTCTTTCGAAGATAGGAACGCAGATTTCGGTCAAAGGCATGTCCGGTCCGCTGGGCATCTTGGGCGTCGCCCACAGCTCGGCCAGCCGTGGCCTGTCCGATTTGCTGATCTTCCTGGGCATGCTCAGCGCCAATCTGGCCGTGCTGAACTTTCTGCCGATCCCGCTGCTGGACGGCGGCCATATGGTCTTCTTGATCCTGGAAGGACTGCGCGGCAAGCCGGTCAGCGAGCGCATCGTGGTCGCGTTCCATTACGCCGGATTCTTGTTCATCATCTGCCTAATGGGGTTCGTCTTCTTGCTGGATCTAAACTTGATCCCGCGCACGCCATGA
- a CDS encoding response regulator yields MIGTTPSLLITDDDLGFRETLRGVLEPLGFRTFMAENGEEALHLVRHEEVHLVLLDMHMPRLTGLETLRLVKQVKAILPCIILSANADEDLREQARRAEAFSVLDKPVSRLNLTNIVRMALRRTYNWPA; encoded by the coding sequence GTGATTGGTACAACGCCATCTCTGTTGATCACTGACGACGATCTCGGCTTCCGCGAGACGTTACGCGGCGTGCTCGAGCCGCTGGGGTTTCGCACGTTCATGGCGGAGAACGGCGAGGAGGCTCTGCATCTGGTACGGCACGAGGAAGTGCATCTCGTGCTGCTCGATATGCACATGCCGCGGCTGACCGGGCTAGAGACGCTGCGGCTGGTCAAGCAGGTCAAGGCTATCCTGCCTTGCATCATCCTATCGGCGAACGCCGACGAGGACTTGCGCGAGCAGGCCCGCCGGGCCGAGGCCTTCTCGGTGCTCGATAAGCCGGTCAGTCGGCTGAATCTGACCAACATTGTCCGTATGGCACTGCGACGGACCTACAACTGGCCGGCATAA
- a CDS encoding 1-deoxy-D-xylulose-5-phosphate reductoisomerase encodes MTDRVKNIAVLGSTGSVGQSTLAVIAASQGGLRAVALSAHARTGALVQQAAETGPAVVVATDPQKATQQDWSGLPAGTELLIGPEALEETVSRPEVDVVLAAIVGSAGLRSTWAALEAGKTVALANKETLVMAGSLVMALAARRGVSILPVDSEHSAVFQALQAGRSNEVQKIILTASGGPFRKYSREQMASVTVTEALAHPTWDMGPKITIDSATMMNKALEIIEARWLFDIDVDRIEVVVHPQSIVHSLVEFVDGSVIAQLSPPDMKLPIQYALTYPERTAGVSPRLNLTEAMHLDFEPPDLERFPALELGREAARAGGTTGAVLNAANEAAVAGFLQGEMAFTDIVPACRGVLEHHDFDPSPTLDELIRLDDWARKEIARWVCT; translated from the coding sequence ATGACCGACCGCGTTAAGAACATCGCCGTGCTCGGGTCCACCGGCAGCGTCGGGCAGAGCACGTTGGCGGTGATTGCCGCCTCGCAGGGTGGACTTCGCGCGGTTGCCTTGTCGGCGCATGCGCGGACCGGTGCGCTCGTGCAGCAGGCTGCGGAAACGGGTCCCGCGGTAGTTGTGGCGACCGACCCGCAAAAAGCTACGCAGCAAGATTGGAGCGGCCTGCCTGCAGGCACCGAGTTGCTGATTGGCCCCGAAGCCTTAGAGGAGACTGTCAGCCGCCCGGAAGTCGACGTGGTCTTGGCGGCGATTGTCGGTAGCGCCGGGTTGCGCAGCACGTGGGCGGCGCTGGAAGCGGGCAAAACCGTGGCCTTGGCAAATAAAGAGACGCTGGTCATGGCCGGCTCGCTGGTCATGGCGCTGGCCGCGCGGCGCGGTGTCAGCATCTTGCCGGTCGACAGTGAGCATAGCGCCGTATTTCAAGCGTTGCAGGCCGGGCGGAGCAACGAAGTACAGAAAATCATCCTGACGGCCAGCGGCGGGCCATTTCGCAAATATTCGCGCGAGCAAATGGCGAGCGTCACGGTGACCGAGGCCCTCGCGCATCCCACCTGGGACATGGGACCGAAGATCACCATCGACTCGGCCACCATGATGAACAAGGCGTTGGAGATTATCGAGGCCCGCTGGCTGTTCGACATCGACGTGGACCGCATCGAGGTGGTCGTCCATCCGCAATCGATCGTGCATTCGCTGGTCGAGTTTGTAGACGGCTCTGTGATTGCTCAGCTCAGCCCACCGGATATGAAACTACCGATCCAATACGCCCTGACGTATCCCGAGCGGACCGCGGGGGTCTCGCCGCGGCTGAACCTGACCGAGGCGATGCACTTGGATTTCGAGCCCCCGGACCTGGAGCGCTTTCCAGCCTTGGAATTGGGGCGCGAGGCGGCCCGTGCCGGAGGTACGACGGGTGCCGTGCTGAACGCGGCCAACGAGGCTGCCGTGGCCGGCTTTTTGCAAGGTGAGATGGCATTTACCGACATCGTGCCGGCCTGCCGCGGCGTTTTAGAGCACCATGATTTCGATCCCAGTCCTACACTTGATGAGTTGATTCGGCTCGACGACTGGGCGCGTAAGGAGATTGCACGTTGGGTATGCACTTGA
- the ftsH gene encoding ATP-dependent zinc metalloprotease FtsH — MEPRNEPGRKSADKKNAGMGNNVIWYLLALGIGTVFLVALLASKPDVEIRYPELVRLIKLGSDDKNALEKLPLAHIDVHDGSDSAKGLRRFSHLKNLTVGASEVTGQVTTQSVDGQGNPLGEEQADVRFSSPRVGTDHELFDPLYENGFSDANFERAPSGLRAYAPVLIVTALFVFAFFIMMRRLGGAGSPMAFGRSRGKMYAQEDIGVTFDDVAGIDEAVEELREVVEFLRTPEKYQVLGGRIPKGVLLVGPPGTGKTLLAKAIAGEAGVPFFSLSGSDFVEMFVGVGAARVRDMFQQAEAKSPCIIFIDELDALGKTRGTSVVGGHDEREQTLNALLVEMDGFGSNSGVIVMAATNRPETLDPALLRPGRFDRHVLVDRPDVRGREKILDVHVQNVKLDSSVQLRDVAGITSGFVGADLANLVNEAALLAARKGKTGVGMVEFNEGVERVTAGLEKKQRIIHQDEKQRVAYHESGHALVAYSLPDTDPVHKVSIIPRGIGALGYMMQRPEGDRYLMTQGELESRVQVLLAGTISEEMIFQDVSTGAQNDLERASEIVRCMVMEYGMSRLGRVNYRESARSPFLATGGDFPRERSHSEHTAREIDQEVRRIIEESIEKVRAIIAARRPALEAMAARLIEKEVIDADELKQIVEENSPSPLLVPGTGIARKRTTVLREESAPEADQASGA; from the coding sequence ATGGAACCACGCAACGAACCCGGCCGTAAATCGGCCGACAAAAAAAACGCCGGCATGGGCAATAACGTCATTTGGTACCTGCTGGCACTGGGGATCGGCACCGTGTTCCTGGTCGCCCTGTTGGCCAGCAAACCGGATGTCGAGATTCGCTATCCCGAGCTCGTCCGCCTGATCAAGCTGGGGAGCGACGATAAGAATGCCCTCGAGAAACTGCCGCTGGCGCATATCGACGTGCATGACGGCTCGGACAGCGCCAAGGGCTTGCGCCGCTTCTCACACCTGAAGAATCTCACCGTGGGCGCCTCGGAAGTAACGGGCCAGGTCACCACACAGTCTGTCGACGGCCAAGGTAATCCGCTGGGCGAAGAGCAAGCCGACGTGCGATTTTCTAGCCCGCGTGTCGGGACGGACCATGAGCTGTTCGATCCCCTGTACGAAAATGGGTTTTCGGACGCTAACTTCGAGCGCGCCCCAAGCGGCTTGCGCGCTTATGCGCCTGTGCTGATCGTCACGGCGCTATTTGTCTTCGCCTTCTTCATCATGATGCGACGATTGGGAGGCGCCGGCAGCCCGATGGCGTTCGGTCGCAGCCGCGGCAAGATGTACGCCCAGGAAGACATCGGCGTCACCTTCGACGACGTGGCCGGCATCGACGAGGCTGTCGAAGAGTTGCGCGAGGTCGTGGAATTCCTGCGGACCCCTGAAAAGTACCAGGTGCTGGGGGGTCGGATTCCCAAGGGCGTACTCTTGGTCGGGCCACCAGGAACCGGTAAAACGCTGCTCGCCAAGGCGATCGCCGGCGAAGCGGGCGTGCCATTTTTCAGCCTGTCCGGTTCGGACTTCGTCGAAATGTTCGTCGGCGTCGGTGCGGCGCGCGTCCGCGATATGTTCCAGCAAGCCGAAGCAAAAAGCCCCTGCATTATCTTTATCGACGAGTTGGACGCGCTGGGCAAAACCCGCGGCACCAGCGTTGTCGGAGGCCACGACGAGCGCGAGCAGACGTTGAACGCCCTGCTGGTGGAAATGGATGGCTTCGGTTCCAACAGCGGTGTGATCGTGATGGCCGCCACGAACCGTCCGGAAACGCTCGATCCGGCGCTGTTGCGTCCGGGCCGTTTCGATCGCCATGTGCTGGTCGATCGTCCCGACGTGCGCGGCCGCGAAAAGATTCTCGACGTTCACGTGCAGAACGTGAAGCTCGACAGCAGCGTGCAGTTGCGCGATGTAGCCGGCATTACCTCGGGTTTCGTCGGGGCCGACCTGGCGAACCTGGTCAACGAAGCCGCGTTGTTGGCCGCCCGCAAGGGAAAAACCGGCGTCGGCATGGTGGAATTCAACGAGGGAGTTGAGCGCGTCACCGCGGGCCTGGAGAAAAAACAGCGCATCATCCATCAGGACGAAAAGCAGCGTGTGGCTTACCACGAAAGCGGTCACGCCCTAGTGGCCTATAGCCTGCCCGACACAGATCCTGTGCATAAGGTTTCGATCATTCCTCGCGGCATCGGCGCCTTAGGCTACATGATGCAGCGTCCCGAGGGGGATCGGTATCTGATGACCCAAGGAGAATTGGAAAGCCGGGTGCAGGTGCTGTTGGCCGGCACGATCTCCGAAGAAATGATTTTTCAGGACGTTTCCACTGGTGCGCAGAACGACCTCGAACGCGCCAGCGAGATCGTCCGCTGCATGGTTATGGAATACGGCATGAGCCGGCTAGGCCGGGTGAACTATCGCGAGAGCGCACGTTCCCCCTTCCTGGCCACCGGAGGCGACTTTCCGCGCGAGCGCAGCCACAGCGAGCACACGGCGCGCGAGATTGACCAGGAAGTGCGCCGCATCATCGAAGAATCGATCGAGAAAGTACGCGCGATAATCGCCGCCCGCCGACCGGCACTGGAAGCGATGGCCGCACGGCTGATCGAGAAGGAAGTCATCGACGCCGACGAGCTGAAGCAGATCGTCGAGGAAAACTCTCCCAGTCCCTTGCTGGTTCCGGGCACCGGCATCGCTCGCAAGCGCACCACGGTCCTACGCGAAGAGAGCGCGCCCGAGGCGGATCAAGCCAGCGGAGCGTAA